A region from the Salifodinibacter halophilus genome encodes:
- the xth gene encoding exodeoxyribonuclease III, whose protein sequence is MQVATWNVNSLNIRLDHVLAWLENNPIDALALQETKLPDERFPSDALAEAGYYAAFAGQKTYNGVALLAKTPPVDIVTALPGFEDDQKRVLAATINGARVISVYCPNGSALDSPKFTYKLDWFAHLRDWLVDELSRHEKLVVTGDFNVAPRPEDTYDPDKWDGRILCSPDERAALNALIDTGLTDCWRLFDDREGRHRFTWWDYRGGGWPQNNGLRIDHVLASTALAECCRDCRADVGERGRKRPSDHVPVIAQFE, encoded by the coding sequence ATGCAAGTCGCCACGTGGAACGTTAACTCACTCAATATCCGCCTTGACCACGTGCTGGCCTGGCTGGAAAACAACCCCATCGACGCGTTGGCGCTACAGGAAACCAAGCTCCCCGACGAGCGCTTTCCGAGCGACGCACTGGCGGAAGCCGGTTATTACGCCGCGTTCGCGGGCCAGAAGACATACAACGGCGTAGCGCTATTGGCTAAAACACCGCCGGTCGACATCGTGACCGCTCTCCCCGGTTTCGAAGATGACCAAAAACGCGTGCTCGCCGCGACGATCAATGGCGCGCGGGTCATCTCCGTCTACTGCCCCAATGGCTCGGCGCTCGATTCACCGAAATTCACCTACAAGCTCGATTGGTTCGCGCATCTTCGCGACTGGCTCGTCGACGAACTAAGCCGTCACGAGAAACTTGTGGTCACCGGCGATTTCAACGTCGCACCACGTCCGGAAGACACTTACGATCCCGACAAATGGGACGGCCGGATTTTGTGCTCGCCAGATGAACGGGCAGCGCTGAACGCGCTTATCGACACTGGCCTGACTGACTGCTGGCGCCTATTCGACGACCGCGAGGGCCGACACCGCTTCACCTGGTGGGACTATCGCGGCGGCGGCTGGCCCCAAAATAACGGCCTGCGCATCGACCATGTCCTAGCCAGCACCGCACTCGCCGAGTGCTGCCGCGATTGTCGCGCTGACGTCGGCGAACGGGGCCGCAAGCGCCCGTCCGATCACGTGCCGGTCATCGCCCAATTCGAGTGA
- a CDS encoding M3 family metallopeptidase, whose product MDTSERADNPLINGVEAGTLPDFNAITPEHAEPAVEALIADAEQVVAGASEVTADNAWTDLIDPLIHAQDRLERTFGPVSHMNAVMDSPNWRDAYQACIARITNFSTNISQNTALYQAVDALYRDSAFTNLDHEQQRVVEHWRRDFELAGVGLADDIKARYKTIATELSSLSTTFSQNVLDATQAWQKQITDETALAGLPESARNLLAQNASNKSLDGWLITLDGPSVQAVLTHADERELRREVYTAFTTRASDAGPNAGSHDNSTVMAEILALRQEAAGLLGFTDHAERSLATKMADSPAQIESFLGDLATRSRPHAESELAELRELAHADGIDTLQSWDVGYYAERLKQRRFDVSDEDLKPWLSAPAVLDGLFHVVQQLYGVVITPRDDISTWHPDVRVFDIADADGQVLGTFYLDAYAREHKRGGAWVDPFQSRRRQAGDDQRPAAFVTCNFAPPIGDDPALLSHTEVVTLFHEFGHALHHLLTRVEQAPIAGIAGVEWDAVELPSQFMENFCWQREALGLFATHYQTGEALPADMFARLAASRTHMAGWQTLRQIEFSLFDLRLHRDTDPDPGSRVQSTLDAVRDEVAVLRPPADNRFAHGFAHIFAGPYAAGYYSYKWAEVLAADAFGAFEAAGVLDRNTGTQFKREILERGASRDAADNFAAFRGREPSIDALLRQNGLTTDHAA is encoded by the coding sequence ATGGATACAAGCGAACGCGCGGACAACCCGCTAATCAATGGCGTCGAAGCCGGCACGCTGCCAGACTTCAACGCCATCACCCCCGAGCACGCTGAGCCAGCGGTCGAAGCATTGATCGCTGACGCCGAACAGGTTGTCGCCGGCGCGAGCGAAGTAACCGCCGATAACGCCTGGACCGATCTCATCGACCCGTTGATCCACGCCCAGGACCGTCTGGAGCGCACTTTCGGGCCGGTTTCTCACATGAACGCGGTCATGGACTCGCCGAACTGGCGTGACGCCTACCAGGCGTGCATCGCCCGAATCACCAATTTTTCCACCAACATCAGCCAGAATACGGCGTTGTATCAGGCCGTTGATGCACTCTATCGCGACTCGGCATTCACCAACCTCGACCACGAACAACAACGCGTAGTCGAACACTGGCGGCGTGATTTCGAACTGGCCGGGGTGGGCCTAGCGGACGACATCAAGGCGCGTTACAAGACAATTGCAACCGAACTGTCGAGCCTGTCGACAACGTTTTCACAAAACGTCCTCGATGCCACTCAAGCATGGCAGAAACAGATTACCGACGAGACCGCGCTAGCCGGTTTGCCCGAATCAGCGCGCAACCTTCTGGCACAAAACGCTAGCAATAAAAGCCTGGACGGCTGGCTGATCACGCTCGACGGACCGAGCGTGCAGGCCGTGCTAACCCACGCCGACGAGCGCGAACTTCGACGCGAAGTGTATACAGCATTTACTACACGCGCGTCAGACGCCGGCCCAAATGCTGGCAGCCACGACAACAGCACGGTCATGGCCGAAATCCTGGCGCTGCGCCAGGAAGCTGCCGGATTGCTCGGTTTCACCGATCACGCCGAACGTTCGTTGGCCACGAAAATGGCCGACTCTCCCGCACAGATCGAGTCCTTTCTTGGCGATCTAGCCACGCGCAGTCGGCCGCACGCCGAATCCGAGTTGGCCGAACTCCGCGAACTGGCACACGCCGATGGCATTGATACGTTGCAATCCTGGGACGTCGGCTATTACGCCGAACGACTCAAACAGCGCCGATTCGATGTATCCGACGAAGACCTTAAGCCCTGGCTGTCGGCGCCGGCCGTGCTCGATGGCCTGTTTCACGTCGTCCAGCAGCTCTACGGCGTCGTCATCACGCCCCGCGACGATATCTCAACCTGGCACCCGGATGTACGCGTATTCGACATCGCCGACGCCGATGGTCAAGTGCTCGGCACCTTTTATCTCGACGCTTACGCACGCGAGCACAAGCGCGGCGGCGCCTGGGTCGACCCGTTTCAGAGCCGTCGACGCCAAGCCGGCGATGACCAACGTCCAGCGGCGTTCGTGACCTGCAACTTCGCGCCACCGATTGGTGATGACCCCGCGTTACTCAGCCATACCGAAGTCGTCACACTGTTTCACGAGTTCGGCCACGCCTTACACCATCTTCTGACCCGCGTCGAGCAAGCCCCAATCGCCGGTATCGCGGGCGTCGAATGGGACGCCGTCGAGTTGCCGAGCCAGTTCATGGAAAACTTCTGCTGGCAACGCGAAGCGCTCGGTCTATTCGCTACTCATTACCAGACCGGCGAGGCGCTGCCGGCCGATATGTTCGCGCGACTGGCGGCCAGCCGCACACACATGGCGGGCTGGCAGACGCTGCGCCAGATTGAGTTCTCGCTTTTCGACCTGCGCCTGCACCGCGACACCGATCCCGACCCGGGTTCACGCGTGCAATCGACACTCGATGCTGTACGCGATGAAGTCGCCGTTTTACGGCCACCCGCCGACAACCGGTTCGCCCATGGTTTTGCGCATATCTTCGCGGGGCCTTATGCGGCGGGCTACTACAGCTACAAATGGGCTGAAGTGCTGGCCGCCGACGCGTTTGGTGCATTCGAAGCCGCCGGTGTACTCGATCGGAATACCGGAACGCAGTTCAAACGCGAGATTCTGGAACGCGGCGCGTCGCGCGATGCCGCCGACAATTTCGCCGCGTTCCGCGGCCGCGAACCCTCAATCGACGCCCTGCTGCGGCAAAACGGTCTGACCACTGACCACGCTGCCTAA